In Flavobacterium endoglycinae, one DNA window encodes the following:
- a CDS encoding SRPBCC family protein, which yields MNALDFTTAFTTDKSPEKVFEAVTNVRGWWSEEIEGNTAQLNDQFDYHYEEVHRCRIKLIEVIPNKKVVWLIEQNYFNFTEDKTEWTNTNPTFEITEKDGKTELRFTHFGLVPDYECFNICRDAWTNYIQNSLKKLIETGKGEPNATGKPQTENEKKLSKS from the coding sequence ATGAATGCATTAGATTTTACCACAGCATTTACAACCGATAAATCTCCAGAGAAAGTTTTTGAAGCCGTTACCAATGTACGAGGCTGGTGGTCAGAAGAAATCGAAGGAAACACAGCCCAATTAAACGATCAGTTTGATTATCATTATGAAGAGGTTCATCGCTGTAGAATAAAACTCATCGAAGTAATTCCTAATAAGAAAGTAGTTTGGCTCATCGAACAAAACTATTTCAATTTTACAGAAGACAAAACTGAATGGACAAACACCAATCCTACTTTTGAAATCACCGAGAAAGATGGAAAAACCGAACTTCGTTTTACCCATTTTGGTTTGGTTCCTGATTACGAATGCTTTAATATCTGCAGAGATGCGTGGACCAACTATATTCAAAACAGCTTGAAAAAACTCATTGAAACTGGAAAAGGCGAGCCAAATGCAACCGGAAAACCTCAAACCGAAAACGAAAAAAAATTATCCAAAAGCTAA
- a CDS encoding 3-hydroxyacyl-ACP dehydratase FabZ family protein has product MVQNIESLIPHRAPFLFVDEIASYTKETIIGFKTFDDNDYWLKGSFPDLDYIPGTILIESMAQCGGAGVKLLGVTDGIFGLVSIESAEFFAGAKFGDKIKFVVENLRLSEKIIKQQGTAYIEDTAILKASWMCVKIS; this is encoded by the coding sequence ATGGTACAAAATATTGAAAGCCTGATTCCCCATAGGGCTCCATTTTTATTTGTAGATGAAATAGCATCATACACTAAAGAGACGATTATTGGATTTAAAACTTTTGACGATAACGACTATTGGCTAAAAGGCAGTTTTCCTGATCTCGATTATATTCCCGGAACCATTCTAATAGAATCTATGGCGCAATGCGGCGGCGCAGGTGTAAAACTTCTAGGTGTTACCGATGGAATATTTGGTTTAGTAAGTATTGAAAGTGCCGAATTTTTTGCAGGAGCTAAATTTGGAGATAAAATAAAATTTGTAGTAGAAAATCTCCGCTTAAGCGAAAAAATCATCAAACAACAAGGAACAGCATACATTGAAGATACTGCTATTTTAAAAGCAAGCTGGATGTGTGTGAAAATATCATAA
- a CDS encoding L-lactate permease produces METETAEKSNFQEIPDRKIYSQKAIRVGTFLGGPFVSAYFLTENFKAFNDFDKVNKTWLITIITAVITFTIASLIPEDINFPNIIFPLIYMMIAGYFTKKYQEKDINEHLKNGGEEFGWARTIGISILALIPTFVFLFTLVFIISLLKV; encoded by the coding sequence ATGGAAACAGAAACTGCAGAAAAATCTAATTTTCAAGAAATACCAGATAGAAAAATTTATTCACAGAAGGCAATACGAGTTGGTACATTTTTAGGAGGTCCTTTTGTCAGCGCATATTTTTTAACCGAAAACTTCAAAGCTTTTAATGATTTTGACAAAGTCAATAAAACTTGGTTAATTACTATAATTACTGCGGTTATTACTTTTACAATTGCAAGTTTAATTCCGGAAGACATTAATTTCCCTAATATAATTTTTCCCCTAATCTATATGATGATCGCTGGGTATTTTACAAAAAAATATCAAGAAAAGGATATCAACGAACATCTCAAAAATGGTGGGGAAGAATTTGGCTGGGCAAGAACAATTGGAATCTCAATACTAGCTCTTATCCCAACTTTTGTTTTTCTATTTACTTTAGTATTTATAATTTCATTACTTAAAGTATAA
- a CDS encoding helix-turn-helix domain-containing protein: MPIIVNLDVMMAKRKMSLNELSEKVDLTLSNLSILKTGKAKAVRFSTLEAICKVLECQPGDILEFVEE; the protein is encoded by the coding sequence ATGCCTATTATAGTAAATCTGGACGTGATGATGGCAAAACGAAAAATGTCATTAAACGAACTTTCTGAAAAGGTAGATTTAACCTTATCCAACCTTTCTATTTTAAAAACAGGAAAAGCAAAAGCAGTACGTTTTAGTACGCTCGAAGCCATTTGCAAAGTTCTAGAATGCCAGCCTGGCGATATTTTAGAGTTTGTAGAAGAATAA
- a CDS encoding DUF2975 domain-containing protein — protein sequence MSSKPNFILKLLNVISWIAFIGLCIKAGTLIVSYGVSMFIDEVGAKNLQLGLDLSHLKAYDVIDYSIMVFCLTVITIFEALVFYCVIQIFLKINFISPFHETIGKLIEKMSIFAFFAGILSNITSEYSAKFTTLGVQLPNLTEHIGLGSALLFFAGILYFISQLFAKGIELQKENDLTI from the coding sequence ATGTCATCAAAACCAAATTTCATTTTGAAGCTCCTGAATGTTATTTCATGGATTGCTTTTATTGGGCTTTGCATTAAAGCCGGAACTCTTATCGTATCTTACGGAGTCAGTATGTTTATAGACGAAGTGGGTGCCAAAAATCTACAGCTTGGTCTGGATTTATCGCATTTAAAAGCATACGACGTTATCGATTATTCGATTATGGTTTTCTGCCTTACTGTGATTACGATTTTTGAAGCGCTGGTTTTTTACTGCGTTATTCAAATTTTCTTAAAGATTAATTTTATCAGTCCGTTTCATGAAACGATTGGAAAACTAATTGAGAAAATGAGCATTTTTGCTTTTTTTGCGGGTATTTTAAGTAATATTACTTCAGAATACTCGGCAAAATTTACCACATTGGGAGTGCAGCTTCCCAACTTAACGGAACATATTGGTTTAGGCAGTGCATTATTATTTTTTGCCGGAATTTTATATTTCATCTCACAACTCTTTGCGAAAGGAATCGAACTGCAAAAAGAAAACGACTTAACGATTTAA
- a CDS encoding M14 family zinc carboxypeptidase, producing MIKKLYAALFLVTFTISAWAQLKSPSEFIPNYGKQISYYHEVENYFDYLTENSALIKKQKYGMTNEQRDLSLYFISSTENLKNLEQIRINNLASIGLSDSQPAAVNDKIIVWLSFNVHGNEFAGTESAMTVAYELLNPSNETTKQWLQNTIVILDPCINPDGYSRYGNWLREISGKKTHPGLYDREHMEVWPGGRYNHYLFDLNRDWAWQTQIESQQRIKMYNQWMPQVHTDVHEMSYNSPYFFPPAAEPLHEFIEQYQKDFHNELGKNISQKFDKQNWMYNTRERFDLFYPSYGDTYPTYNGAVGLTLEQGGIGAGREVTMENGVNVTIKDRLTHHATAVLTVVESAAAKREILLKGFRDFHVNSRKKAKGIYNTYVLKSNPKLEQLTELLKKNDIEFSYADASAGASGFHYQNKKNESFKIEPNDLIIKADQPRSVLAQVLFEPNQKLNDSLSYDITAWALPLAYGIEGYAVKNNLSVKTKAKIETAEKTVPASVYAFYVPWNNRVSVQVLSALHQADIKVRSAMKKAVFGELTVESGGLIISRADNPKLADFEKTVSNIVKVKTDYTFITTGFSTNSKDIGSENFKLLKAPKVLMLSGKGIVSTEFGANWFYFDETISYPISIVEVSNLNRVKLYNYNTLILSDGTYDLSEDQKKEIDGWIKNGGKVIAMSNAISLFEDREGYALSLFASKEDKEKSEKEQKELELKKRFLDFEGIERRGISGSIPGAIIENKLDKTYPLAFGLGNSYFSLKSNERSYSLLKNAINAVYIPKEYISYGFVGNDIKKKLNETVSFAVEKRGDGNVIYMMDNPLFRGFWENGILLFSNSLFLVH from the coding sequence ATGATAAAAAAACTTTACGCAGCGTTATTTCTCGTAACTTTTACAATTTCTGCTTGGGCGCAGTTAAAATCACCGTCGGAGTTTATCCCTAATTATGGAAAACAAATAAGTTATTACCATGAGGTAGAAAATTATTTTGATTATCTAACGGAGAATTCGGCTTTGATAAAAAAACAGAAGTATGGCATGACCAATGAGCAGCGCGATTTAAGTCTTTATTTTATTTCGAGTACCGAAAACTTGAAAAATTTAGAACAAATCAGGATTAACAATCTGGCTTCTATTGGACTTTCAGATTCACAACCCGCTGCTGTAAATGATAAAATAATCGTATGGCTGAGTTTCAATGTTCATGGAAATGAATTTGCAGGAACCGAAAGTGCTATGACAGTTGCGTATGAACTTTTAAATCCATCGAATGAAACCACAAAACAATGGCTTCAAAATACTATTGTAATTCTCGATCCATGTATTAATCCCGATGGATATTCGCGATATGGAAATTGGCTGAGAGAAATTTCAGGAAAGAAAACACATCCGGGTTTATATGATAGGGAACATATGGAAGTATGGCCCGGCGGAAGATACAATCATTATCTTTTCGATCTGAATCGTGATTGGGCTTGGCAGACGCAAATTGAATCCCAGCAGCGTATTAAAATGTACAATCAGTGGATGCCTCAAGTTCATACTGATGTACATGAAATGAGTTATAATTCCCCATATTTTTTTCCGCCTGCAGCTGAGCCTCTGCATGAGTTTATAGAACAGTATCAAAAAGATTTTCATAACGAATTAGGAAAAAATATTTCGCAGAAATTCGACAAACAAAACTGGATGTACAATACAAGAGAACGCTTTGATTTGTTTTACCCAAGTTATGGTGATACATATCCGACTTATAACGGCGCTGTAGGATTGACTCTAGAGCAGGGAGGAATAGGTGCCGGACGTGAAGTTACCATGGAAAATGGTGTCAACGTAACCATAAAAGACCGATTGACACATCATGCAACAGCGGTTCTGACAGTGGTAGAAAGTGCAGCAGCAAAAAGAGAGATTCTTTTAAAAGGATTTAGAGATTTTCATGTCAATTCGCGTAAAAAAGCAAAAGGAATTTACAATACGTATGTTTTAAAAAGCAATCCAAAACTGGAACAGCTTACTGAATTGCTGAAGAAAAATGATATCGAATTTAGTTATGCCGATGCTTCTGCAGGTGCTTCGGGATTTCATTATCAGAACAAGAAAAATGAGAGTTTTAAAATCGAACCGAATGATTTGATTATAAAAGCCGATCAGCCGAGATCGGTTCTGGCACAGGTTTTATTCGAACCAAATCAGAAATTAAATGATAGTTTATCGTATGATATTACGGCTTGGGCATTGCCTTTGGCTTACGGAATTGAAGGTTATGCTGTAAAAAATAATCTTTCGGTAAAAACAAAAGCGAAAATTGAAACTGCTGAAAAAACAGTTCCTGCGAGCGTGTATGCATTTTATGTTCCTTGGAATAACAGGGTTTCGGTTCAAGTACTTTCGGCACTGCATCAGGCGGATATTAAAGTTCGTTCGGCAATGAAAAAAGCTGTTTTTGGTGAACTTACCGTTGAATCAGGAGGTTTGATTATAAGCCGAGCTGATAATCCAAAACTGGCTGATTTTGAAAAAACAGTAAGCAATATTGTCAAAGTAAAAACTGATTATACATTTATCACCACTGGCTTTTCTACGAATTCTAAAGATATTGGAAGTGAAAACTTTAAGCTTTTAAAAGCTCCAAAAGTTTTAATGTTATCTGGAAAAGGAATTGTTTCGACAGAGTTTGGAGCCAATTGGTTTTATTTTGATGAAACGATCAGTTATCCTATCAGTATTGTGGAAGTGTCGAATTTGAACAGAGTAAAATTATACAATTACAATACTTTGATTCTTTCGGACGGTACTTATGATTTATCTGAAGACCAGAAAAAAGAAATCGACGGCTGGATTAAAAACGGTGGAAAAGTAATCGCTATGAGTAATGCTATATCGTTATTTGAAGATCGTGAAGGTTATGCCTTAAGTTTGTTTGCCAGCAAGGAAGACAAAGAAAAATCAGAAAAGGAACAAAAAGAACTCGAACTCAAAAAACGTTTTTTAGATTTTGAAGGGATAGAACGACGAGGTATTTCGGGTTCGATTCCGGGTGCGATAATCGAGAATAAACTGGATAAAACATATCCGCTGGCTTTTGGTTTGGGCAATTCGTATTTTAGTTTAAAAAGCAACGAGAGATCGTATTCTCTTTTAAAAAACGCTATTAATGCAGTTTATATTCCAAAAGAATATATTAGTTATGGTTTTGTGGGAAATGATATTAAAAAGAAATTAAACGAAACAGTAAGTTTTGCAGTCGAGAAACGTGGCGATGGAAATGTTATTTATATGATGGATAATCCGCTTTTTAGAGGATTCTGGGAAAACGGAATTTTGCTTTTTAGCAATTCACTTTTCTTAGTTCATTAA
- a CDS encoding DUF1801 domain-containing protein, translated as MNSEIKAYNDSKSQEDKKICDILSTEINQFLQEAESKIWHSHPVWFLDGNPVVGYSKQKNAVKLLFWSGQSFEENDLENEGSFKAAEKSYTNSDQINIEDLKRWLEKARQIQWDYKNIVKRKGILIRLK; from the coding sequence ATGAATTCAGAAATAAAAGCATACAACGACTCAAAAAGTCAAGAAGACAAAAAAATATGCGATATCTTAAGCACAGAAATTAATCAATTTCTTCAGGAAGCCGAAAGCAAAATCTGGCACAGCCATCCGGTTTGGTTTCTAGATGGAAATCCTGTTGTCGGTTACAGCAAACAAAAAAATGCTGTCAAATTGTTATTCTGGAGCGGACAATCGTTTGAAGAAAATGATCTGGAAAACGAAGGAAGCTTTAAAGCAGCTGAAAAAAGTTATACCAATTCTGACCAAATCAATATTGAAGATTTAAAAAGATGGCTTGAAAAAGCAAGACAGATTCAATGGGATTATAAAAATATTGTAAAGCGCAAAGGAATTTTAATTAGGTTGAAATAA
- a CDS encoding GNAT family N-acetyltransferase: MPNNFIHHLYVDHEHQGKNIGTELLKAANEKAAFPLTLKCLEQNTKAVEFYLKKGFIEKGKGESPNGTYILFQLNREIT; the protein is encoded by the coding sequence ATGCCGAATAATTTTATTCATCATTTGTATGTCGATCATGAACATCAGGGAAAAAACATTGGAACTGAATTACTGAAAGCGGCGAATGAAAAAGCAGCATTTCCGCTTACTTTAAAATGTCTTGAACAAAATACAAAAGCGGTTGAATTTTATCTTAAAAAAGGATTTATCGAAAAGGGAAAAGGCGAATCGCCAAACGGAACTTATATTTTATTTCAGTTAAATAGAGAAATAACCTAG
- a CDS encoding arginase family protein, with protein MKEICIVEFPSNLGLKEPQPGKQPGVNRLPEWLSRHNLHKSINPKNILTVDPPRYSNQKDPETQILNATSLVDYAREQAYFINNLLSQNKFPFILGGDCSILLGPAIALKQKGNYGLFYLDGHTDFMDVSLSQTGGVGGMAASIVSGNGPEKLTNIFNLAPYIKEENLWCVGNREYDDEYENEIRKSQATYISLSELRKQGIKNCAEAFLLQIQNRNLDGFWLHIDVDVLNDSIMPCVDSRTPDGLTYEEFNELTSILFQSPKLSGLEITILDPDLDPTGQYTKEFVSNLTNTFNNYFNR; from the coding sequence ATGAAAGAAATATGCATTGTAGAATTCCCTTCTAATCTGGGTTTAAAAGAACCTCAGCCCGGAAAACAGCCCGGCGTAAACCGTCTGCCTGAGTGGCTCTCGAGACATAATCTGCATAAATCCATCAATCCAAAAAACATTCTTACCGTCGATCCGCCGAGATATTCCAATCAAAAAGATCCCGAAACCCAAATACTCAATGCCACTTCTCTAGTCGATTACGCAAGAGAACAAGCTTATTTCATAAATAACTTACTAAGCCAGAATAAATTTCCATTTATTCTGGGCGGCGACTGCAGCATTCTGCTTGGTCCGGCAATAGCTTTAAAACAAAAAGGAAATTACGGCCTATTTTATCTTGACGGCCACACTGATTTTATGGATGTTTCTTTATCCCAAACCGGAGGCGTTGGCGGTATGGCTGCATCAATTGTTAGTGGAAACGGACCTGAAAAACTAACTAACATTTTTAATTTAGCTCCTTACATCAAAGAAGAAAATCTTTGGTGTGTCGGCAATCGCGAATATGATGATGAATACGAAAACGAAATTAGAAAGTCACAAGCGACTTATATCAGTCTTTCTGAACTCCGTAAACAAGGCATAAAAAACTGTGCTGAAGCCTTTCTTTTACAGATACAAAACAGAAATCTCGATGGTTTTTGGCTTCATATAGATGTTGATGTTTTAAACGACTCCATCATGCCGTGCGTTGACAGCCGAACTCCAGATGGACTGACTTACGAAGAATTTAACGAACTTACCTCTATCCTATTTCAAAGTCCAAAACTCAGCGGACTTGAAATTACCATTCTTGATCCCGATTTAGACCCAACTGGGCAATACACAAAAGAATTTGTTTCTAACCTTACCAACACTTTCAATAATTATTTTAACCGCTGA
- a CDS encoding suppressor of fused domain protein, whose translation MTLEQYKKEFSEDDAVGWLEIDKEFDNLYPNQEPKHFAPPLPYMLGGEDPLDGISYYESKKQEDHYHFITYGFSELYYNEEKVNGEFSKWGFELTFRLKPFEADNGNPTWVISMLQKIAKYVFKSGNWFEEFHYMPANGPIRLETDTDITAIVFVNDPEIEKKQTPHGEVSFLQIVGLTTQEYEDIKANPEIREELVNKLKENNPLLITDLNRK comes from the coding sequence ATGACACTAGAACAATATAAAAAAGAATTTTCAGAAGATGATGCGGTTGGATGGTTAGAAATAGATAAAGAATTTGATAATCTCTATCCAAATCAAGAGCCTAAACATTTTGCTCCACCACTTCCCTATATGCTCGGAGGAGAGGATCCGCTTGACGGAATAAGTTATTACGAAAGCAAAAAACAAGAAGATCATTATCATTTTATTACTTACGGATTCTCTGAGTTATATTACAATGAAGAAAAAGTAAACGGAGAATTCAGTAAATGGGGATTTGAACTTACTTTCAGATTAAAACCATTTGAAGCTGATAATGGAAATCCGACTTGGGTAATTTCAATGTTGCAAAAGATTGCTAAATATGTTTTTAAAAGCGGTAACTGGTTTGAAGAATTTCATTATATGCCCGCAAATGGTCCTATTCGTCTAGAAACCGACACTGATATTACTGCTATAGTCTTTGTAAATGATCCTGAAATAGAAAAAAAACAAACTCCGCACGGAGAAGTTTCATTTTTACAAATAGTAGGCCTAACCACACAGGAATATGAAGATATCAAAGCGAATCCCGAAATAAGAGAAGAGTTGGTAAACAAATTAAAAGAGAATAATCCTTTACTAATTACAGATTTAAATAGAAAATAG
- a CDS encoding TPM domain-containing protein gives MKKLFFTLILFSSVLLSAQTKNDTDFAADLKNTFAKSTDCVNDFEKILTPAEVQSLNTTLSAFEKKYIYKIVIITTPSYKPFNSFEEFAMDIDKFLSKDPRLDPTLLIMVSKTLRQIQVLSVDFIKYKLNNEETQNIVSTYAVPELKKGDYYKALELASNEFMKKLQPN, from the coding sequence ATGAAAAAATTATTCTTTACGCTTATACTGTTTTCATCAGTTCTTTTATCTGCCCAAACTAAAAATGATACTGATTTTGCTGCCGATTTAAAAAATACATTTGCAAAATCAACTGACTGTGTTAACGACTTCGAAAAAATCTTGACACCAGCTGAAGTTCAATCCTTAAATACAACTTTAAGCGCTTTTGAAAAGAAGTATATATACAAAATTGTAATCATCACAACACCTTCGTACAAACCATTTAATTCCTTTGAAGAATTTGCAATGGATATCGATAAATTTCTTTCTAAAGATCCGAGGCTAGATCCTACTCTGCTTATTATGGTTAGTAAAACATTGAGACAAATCCAGGTTCTAAGTGTCGATTTTATCAAATACAAGTTAAACAACGAAGAAACACAAAACATTGTCAGTACGTATGCAGTACCTGAATTAAAAAAGGGAGATTATTACAAAGCACTTGAATTGGCTTCAAATGAATTCATGAAGAAATTACAACCAAATTAA
- a CDS encoding DUF2314 domain-containing protein, with translation MEENKTFFADGEDPKMIAAYQKAQETFKYFWRELSWENRRIIPALDVACVKLAFTQEIDGETIVEHMWINDIGFDGEKIYGVLVNDPNDLTNVQNGDEVEIPINQISDWLFATDGKTYGGFTIQAMRSEMSEEERKEHDEAWGMDFGDFDDIQVVFEQKEKPENLVEHPMSKNMKESLIDFLKNNPDEITSQDPSGYTFLHQEAIAGNGTSVEILLQSGADKTLKNHLGKTAFDYAKELKWEHLLPLLQ, from the coding sequence ATGGAAGAAAATAAAACATTTTTTGCTGACGGCGAAGACCCAAAAATGATTGCAGCGTATCAAAAAGCTCAAGAAACCTTTAAATATTTCTGGAGGGAACTTTCTTGGGAAAACCGCCGTATAATTCCAGCTCTTGATGTTGCCTGCGTAAAACTGGCTTTCACTCAGGAAATCGACGGCGAAACAATTGTAGAACATATGTGGATTAACGATATAGGTTTTGATGGCGAAAAAATCTACGGTGTTTTAGTAAACGATCCTAATGATCTTACGAATGTACAAAACGGTGATGAAGTTGAAATTCCAATCAATCAAATCAGCGACTGGTTATTTGCAACAGATGGCAAAACGTATGGAGGTTTTACTATTCAAGCGATGCGTTCTGAAATGAGCGAAGAAGAAAGAAAGGAACATGATGAAGCTTGGGGTATGGATTTTGGTGATTTCGATGATATTCAGGTGGTTTTTGAACAAAAAGAAAAACCAGAAAACCTTGTTGAACACCCAATGAGCAAAAACATGAAAGAAAGTCTGATTGATTTTCTAAAAAACAATCCAGACGAAATAACTTCACAAGATCCGTCTGGTTATACTTTTTTACACCAAGAAGCCATTGCCGGAAATGGCACTTCAGTAGAAATTCTTTTACAATCTGGTGCAGATAAAACCCTCAAAAATCATTTGGGAAAAACGGCATTCGATTATGCAAAAGAATTAAAATGGGAACATTTACTGCCTTTGCTTCAATAA
- a CDS encoding DUF2625 domain-containing protein, whose product MHSIDKLINNEDSAWADIQKWISEATNKVEILPTDVQKAEEALYQTQVTTRSPMGAIIYMTGGILIDNGWIRILGSGNEKLKRTLPNWNLNKTFKDFGEQPSFLLIADDAIGGFFALNGGKLGNDLGKVYYFAPDTLEFEPLDVTYTDFLLFCFNNDLEKFYEGYKWKNWKQDVSKLNGDQVFNFIPFLWSEEGEDIEKASRKEISIEEQYNLNLEFRKELGLE is encoded by the coding sequence ATGCACTCAATTGACAAATTAATAAACAACGAAGATTCGGCCTGGGCAGATATACAAAAATGGATTTCTGAAGCCACAAATAAAGTTGAAATTTTACCAACAGATGTTCAAAAAGCAGAAGAAGCTTTATACCAAACACAAGTAACAACGCGTTCTCCAATGGGAGCAATTATTTATATGACTGGCGGAATTTTAATTGATAATGGCTGGATTAGAATCTTAGGTTCTGGAAACGAAAAGTTAAAAAGAACACTTCCAAATTGGAATCTTAATAAAACTTTTAAAGATTTTGGAGAACAGCCTTCATTTTTATTGATTGCTGATGATGCAATTGGTGGCTTCTTTGCTTTAAATGGTGGCAAACTCGGAAATGACTTAGGGAAAGTTTATTATTTTGCACCTGATACCTTAGAATTTGAACCTTTAGATGTAACTTACACTGATTTTTTACTTTTTTGTTTTAATAATGACCTTGAGAAATTTTATGAAGGATATAAATGGAAAAACTGGAAACAAGATGTATCCAAATTAAATGGTGATCAAGTCTTCAATTTTATTCCGTTTTTATGGTCAGAAGAAGGAGAAGATATCGAGAAAGCATCAAGAAAAGAAATCTCTATTGAGGAGCAATACAATTTAAATTTAGAATTCAGGAAAGAGCTTGGACTAGAATAG
- a CDS encoding DUF6620 family protein, which produces MFKKLFGSLTGDNKKETQNHYEQPETPNDNYEEDDYDNGYQEVEYDPETLHGTHYSVEDFDAEVARRSEAWIQDERDSGENLDEKDIQNIYFNYRRTVYTEWNNCDSDQMIRFEHANSLKYSGIQTSGFVKVDDNNPYLEPVHGVDLRTYTAMCLKISAGVDYLEVCKAMGFEPAIWEELNTIWPQRMGEDTSFTVTTLFGQYYAENVTVPQLENVKAEISAEGQANLDRLKTDRYFYEELAGARQAAYEYGLDGAQWILDNFGINLADFQSVAMQWLTEQNQNWNSADITEYHDYQQAKQKEYAAKFAAEQGGNIADDVNF; this is translated from the coding sequence ATGTTTAAAAAACTTTTCGGATCTCTAACTGGAGACAACAAAAAAGAAACTCAGAACCACTATGAGCAGCCTGAAACACCAAATGACAATTATGAAGAAGATGATTACGATAATGGATATCAGGAAGTAGAATACGATCCAGAAACACTGCACGGTACTCATTATAGCGTTGAAGATTTTGATGCAGAAGTTGCTAGAAGATCTGAAGCTTGGATTCAGGATGAGCGCGACAGTGGTGAGAATCTAGATGAGAAAGATATTCAAAACATTTATTTTAACTACAGAAGAACAGTTTACACAGAATGGAACAACTGCGATTCTGATCAAATGATTCGTTTTGAACATGCGAATTCATTAAAATACAGTGGCATTCAAACTTCTGGTTTCGTAAAAGTAGACGATAACAATCCGTATCTTGAGCCGGTTCACGGTGTAGATTTAAGAACATACACCGCTATGTGTCTTAAAATTAGTGCAGGAGTTGATTACCTTGAAGTTTGCAAAGCAATGGGATTTGAACCTGCAATTTGGGAAGAATTAAACACAATCTGGCCTCAGCGTATGGGTGAAGATACTTCGTTTACGGTAACTACTTTATTTGGACAATATTATGCTGAAAATGTAACCGTTCCTCAATTAGAAAACGTAAAAGCTGAAATTTCTGCTGAAGGACAAGCTAATCTTGACAGACTTAAAACAGATCGTTACTTCTATGAAGAACTTGCTGGAGCTAGACAAGCTGCTTACGAATATGGACTTGACGGCGCGCAGTGGATTTTGGATAACTTTGGAATCAACCTTGCTGATTTCCAATCTGTAGCAATGCAATGGCTTACAGAACAAAACCAAAACTGGAATTCTGCTGATATTACAGAATACCACGATTACCAGCAGGCAAAACAAAAAGAATACGCTGCAAAATTTGCTGCTGAACAAGGCGGAAACATTGCAGACGATGTGAATTTCTAA